In one window of Deinococcus ruber DNA:
- a CDS encoding SDR family oxidoreductase — translation MTQQSAGHLTGKVALVTGASSGIGAATALALAEQGAAVALVARRQDRLDTLAQQITAAGGQAEVIALDLADPAQAEVAVQRTLETLGGLDIVVNNAGLMLLGPVGGADVSDWQRMMDLNVLALMRLTHAALPSMKQQKGGHIVNISSVSGRGASPTSAGYSATKWAVGGFSEGLRQEVRLDNIRVTVIEPGVVATELTDHITHEATKTTYESRIATMTPLEAEDIAAAVVYAVTQPLRVNVNEILIRPLDQG, via the coding sequence ATGACTCAGCAATCAGCAGGACATCTGACCGGAAAAGTCGCCCTCGTGACCGGGGCTTCGAGTGGAATCGGTGCAGCGACGGCGCTGGCACTGGCCGAGCAGGGGGCGGCAGTGGCATTGGTGGCGCGACGTCAGGATCGCCTCGACACGCTGGCGCAGCAGATCACGGCGGCAGGCGGGCAGGCTGAAGTGATCGCGCTCGATCTTGCCGATCCGGCACAGGCGGAAGTGGCGGTTCAGCGCACCCTCGAAACGCTGGGCGGGCTGGATATCGTGGTCAACAACGCGGGCCTGATGCTGCTCGGCCCGGTCGGTGGCGCAGATGTCAGCGACTGGCAGCGCATGATGGATCTGAATGTGCTGGCCCTGATGCGCCTGACCCATGCGGCCCTGCCCTCCATGAAACAGCAGAAAGGCGGGCATATCGTCAATATCAGCTCGGTGTCGGGGCGTGGGGCCAGCCCGACGAGTGCCGGATACAGTGCGACCAAGTGGGCCGTGGGCGGCTTTTCCGAGGGACTGCGCCAGGAAGTCCGGCTCGACAATATCCGGGTCACGGTGATCGAACCCGGCGTGGTTGCCACCGAGCTGACCGACCACATCACCCACGAGGCCACCAAGACGACCTACGAAAGCCGCATCGCCACCATGACGCCGCTCGAAGCTGAAGACATCGCGGCGGCAGTGGTCTACGCCGTGACTCAGCCGCTACGGGTCAATGTCAACGAAATTCTGATTCGCCCGCTTGATCAGGGCTGA
- a CDS encoding carboxypeptidase M32 yields the protein MTQTHAFDQLSAELNDLLCVLNVLTWDARTQMPAGGSGSRAQQIATLSAVARQRLIDPAFEHAALQMQDSGSELQQRAAGQALEAIAAMRRVPEALTRELALLKSEAQDAWASAKAASDFSVFAPSLERMVALTRQLADALGHGGQPYDALLNTYEPGMTTAVLLPLFARLRAHHVPLLRAIQARSQPRRDVLTRAYPVEGQRAFSLAAARRFGYDIERGRLDQSAHPFEISFTRQDVRITTRFQEHFLPGALFGTLHETGHALYEQGVSPELARTVLTSDLLGLYAVGGASYGTHESQSRLWENRIGRSRAYWELHYSELVQTFPTQLADVPLDDFHRAINAVQPSLIRVEADELTYDLHIMLRVQLELALINGELSVKELPEAWNARIREDLGLDVPDDAHGVLQDIHWSAGMFGSFPTYTIGNVMASQFYAAAGKALPDLEERLARGEYSPLHGWLTENVYQHARRYTPHELLERTTGGGLDPQPYLDYLTQKYSAVYGLEEHL from the coding sequence ATGACCCAGACACACGCCTTTGACCAGCTTTCTGCCGAACTCAATGACCTGCTGTGCGTGCTGAACGTCCTGACCTGGGACGCCCGCACCCAGATGCCCGCCGGGGGCAGTGGCAGCCGCGCTCAGCAGATCGCCACGCTCAGCGCCGTCGCCCGGCAACGCCTGATCGACCCGGCCTTCGAGCACGCCGCCCTTCAGATGCAGGACAGCGGCTCCGAGCTTCAGCAGCGGGCGGCGGGTCAGGCGCTGGAGGCCATCGCTGCCATGCGCCGCGTGCCGGAAGCGCTGACCCGCGAACTCGCTCTGCTGAAAAGCGAGGCGCAGGACGCCTGGGCCAGCGCGAAGGCGGCCAGCGATTTCAGCGTATTTGCACCGTCGCTGGAACGGATGGTGGCCCTGACCCGGCAGCTTGCCGACGCCCTGGGGCACGGCGGCCAGCCCTACGACGCGCTGCTGAACACCTATGAACCCGGCATGACCACCGCTGTGCTCCTGCCGCTGTTTGCCCGGCTGCGGGCGCATCACGTGCCGCTGCTGCGGGCGATTCAGGCCAGGTCCCAGCCGCGCCGCGACGTGCTGACACGCGCCTACCCTGTCGAGGGACAGCGGGCGTTCTCGCTGGCGGCGGCGCGGCGCTTCGGCTACGACATAGAGCGGGGCCGCCTCGACCAGTCGGCGCACCCGTTCGAGATCAGTTTCACCCGTCAGGATGTCAGAATCACCACCCGCTTTCAGGAACATTTTCTGCCGGGGGCGCTGTTCGGCACGCTGCACGAGACGGGCCACGCGCTGTACGAGCAGGGCGTGTCGCCAGAGCTTGCCCGCACAGTCCTGACGAGCGACCTGCTGGGCCTGTACGCGGTGGGCGGCGCGAGCTACGGCACCCACGAGAGCCAGTCGCGGCTGTGGGAAAACCGCATCGGGCGTTCACGGGCGTACTGGGAGCTGCACTATTCCGAACTCGTACAGACGTTCCCCACGCAGCTCGCAGACGTACCGCTGGATGATTTTCACCGCGCCATCAATGCGGTGCAGCCCAGCCTGATCCGGGTAGAGGCCGACGAACTGACCTACGACCTGCACATCATGCTGCGCGTCCAGCTCGAACTGGCGCTGATAAACGGTGAACTGAGCGTGAAAGAGCTGCCCGAAGCCTGGAACGCCCGCATCAGGGAAGATCTGGGCCTGGACGTGCCCGACGACGCGCACGGCGTCTTGCAGGACATCCACTGGTCGGCGGGTATGTTCGGTTCGTTTCCCACCTATACCATCGGCAACGTGATGGCCTCGCAGTTCTATGCGGCGGCTGGTAAGGCCCTGCCCGATCTGGAAGAGCGTCTGGCACGCGGCGAGTACAGCCCACTGCACGGCTGGCTGACCGAAAACGTCTATCAGCACGCCCGCCGCTACACACCTCACGAACTGCTGGAGCGCACCACCGGAGGCGGCCTCGATCCGCAGCCCTATCTCGACTATCTGACGCAGAAATACAGCGCCGTGTACGGCCTGGAGGAACACCTATGA
- a CDS encoding RraA family protein — MPDALTRLRGWLAEGDLSCTVSDALGRGGALSAAFRPVWAGACVVGPAVTVRTFGTDLSAVFDAIAAAERGSVIVIDSHGILNSAFWGERTTRAALARELAGAVIDGACRDVGAVRRLGFPVFSTAITPNAGLPGGRGAVNVPVQVGGVPVQPGDLVVADENGVVIVPQAQIQDTVHTVSTLLQAESLLFQTTTDAQSLRPEGDV; from the coding sequence ATGCCTGACGCTCTGACGCGGCTGCGCGGCTGGCTGGCAGAGGGCGACCTGAGCTGCACTGTCAGCGACGCTCTTGGACGCGGCGGAGCGCTGAGCGCGGCTTTTCGCCCGGTGTGGGCGGGGGCGTGTGTGGTGGGGCCAGCCGTCACGGTTCGGACGTTCGGCACCGATCTCAGCGCCGTGTTCGACGCCATTGCAGCGGCAGAGCGCGGCAGCGTGATCGTGATCGACTCGCACGGCATCCTCAATTCGGCCTTCTGGGGCGAGCGCACCACCCGCGCTGCTCTGGCGCGAGAGCTGGCGGGCGCGGTGATCGACGGAGCCTGCCGCGATGTGGGGGCGGTGCGGCGGCTGGGCTTTCCGGTCTTCAGCACGGCGATCACTCCGAATGCCGGGCTGCCGGGCGGACGCGGCGCGGTTAATGTTCCGGTGCAGGTCGGCGGCGTGCCGGTGCAGCCGGGCGATCTGGTGGTGGCCGATGAAAACGGCGTGGTGATCGTGCCTCAGGCGCAGATTCAGGACACGGTTCACACGGTTTCCACGCTGCTTCAGGCCGAATCCCTGCTGTTCCAGACGACCACCGATGCCCAGAGCCTGCGCCCCGAAGGAGATGTATGA
- a CDS encoding aldo/keto reductase gives MEYRQLGRTGLQVSPLCLGTMNFGPETSEDDSHQIMNRALDQGINFFDTANVYGRKQGEGVTEQIIGRWLEQNPGKRDQIVLATKVYGRMGDGPNDQRLSAYHIRRACEDSLRRLKTDHIDLYQMHHIDRRTPWEEVWQAMEQLVREGKVLYVGSSNFAGWNIAQANTLAAERHFMGLVSEQSLYNLNARTVELEVIPACAAFGLGLIPWSPLGGGLLGGALQKVASGRRASERMQQEIEKYRPQLERYEALCRELNQEPADVALAWLLHNPVVTAPIIGPRTADQLEGSLRALDIRLSDETLKALDEIWPGPGGQAPEAYAW, from the coding sequence ATGGAGTACCGTCAACTGGGCCGCACAGGCCTGCAAGTCAGTCCCCTCTGTCTGGGCACCATGAACTTCGGCCCCGAGACCAGTGAAGACGACAGTCATCAGATCATGAACAGGGCGCTCGATCAGGGCATCAATTTCTTCGATACCGCCAACGTTTACGGCAGAAAGCAGGGCGAGGGTGTCACAGAACAGATTATCGGGCGCTGGCTGGAGCAGAATCCTGGCAAGCGTGATCAGATCGTTCTGGCCACCAAGGTATACGGCAGGATGGGGGACGGTCCCAATGATCAGCGCCTTTCGGCGTACCATATCCGCCGCGCCTGCGAGGACAGCCTGCGCCGCCTGAAGACCGACCATATCGACCTGTACCAGATGCACCACATCGACCGCCGGACGCCCTGGGAAGAGGTGTGGCAGGCGATGGAGCAGCTGGTGCGAGAAGGCAAAGTGCTGTATGTGGGTAGCAGCAATTTCGCGGGCTGGAACATCGCGCAGGCCAATACGCTGGCGGCAGAGCGCCACTTCATGGGGCTGGTGTCCGAGCAGAGCCTGTATAACCTGAACGCCCGCACCGTCGAACTGGAAGTAATTCCGGCGTGTGCGGCCTTCGGTCTGGGTCTGATTCCCTGGAGTCCGCTGGGTGGAGGTCTGCTGGGCGGCGCACTCCAGAAGGTTGCCAGTGGTCGCCGGGCCAGCGAGCGGATGCAGCAGGAGATCGAAAAATATCGCCCGCAGCTGGAGCGGTATGAGGCGCTGTGCCGCGAACTGAATCAGGAACCCGCCGATGTGGCGCTGGCGTGGCTGCTGCATAACCCGGTGGTCACAGCGCCCATCATCGGGCCACGCACCGCCGACCAGCTCGAAGGTTCGTTGCGGGCGCTCGATATCCGGCTGAGTGACGAGACGCTCAAGGCACTCGACGAGATCTGGCCCGGCCCCGGTGGTCAGGCTCCGGAAGCCTACGCCTGGTGA